CTTCCCGACGCATCGATGTGTATGGTGGCCTCGCCGGTGCGCGGGCCGGCGGCGTGCGGCGGCGCGAGCGCCGCGCGCGGTGAGGTCGAGAGCGCGGCGTCGAGCAGCGCGCCGCGCGCCGCGCGCTCGAGCGCGGGCGAGGCCGTCCGTACGCAGAGCTGTGCGCAGCGCGCGCGGGCGTGGGAGAGCGCGTCGCCCGCCCGCACGCCCGCCCGCACCGCGGCCGGCGCCGCGGCCAGCACGATCCCGCGCGACCCCGGCTCCGAGGCGATCACGAGCGGCAGCCCGGCCAGCTCCGGCCGGGCCCGCAGCGCCGCCGCCACCGGCAGGTCGGGCGCCAGCAGGCATGCCACCCGGCGGCTTCCGATGCGGGTGACGCCGGTCACCGGGCCGCCATCCCGATGGCCGATGGGTTCCGCGGGAGGGGCGGGGGATGGTGCGTGCACGCGGGATCGCCGCCCTGGTCGCGGCCGCCTGGCTGGCGCCCGCTGCCGGAGCCCAGCAGGCCCCGGCGCCGGATCCGCCCCGGTTCGAGGGTGTGCCCGAGCCTGCGCCCCCGCTTCCCGCTCCGCGCGCGGGCGGCGGCAGCGCGGAGCTCCTGGGCGAGTGGACCCTGCACAAGACCGCCGGCGGCACGCACCCCGACGGCGTCGAGCAGACCTACGTGTGGCTGATGAACCGCGCCCGCCAGGATCCACCGGCCGAGGGCGTCTTCCTGGCCGGCCTCGACGAGTTCGGCGTGGCCCAGGCGGTCGTCTACTTCGGGGTGGACCTCGCGCTGCTGCAGCAGGAGTTCGCCGCACTCGCGCCGAAGCCCCCGGCCGCCTTCGACGCGCGCCTCTACGAGGCCGCGCTCGCGCACTCCCTCGGCTTGATCGCGCGCGACGCCCAGGACCACCAGGGGCAGTTCGACCGGGTCGAGGAGGCCGGCTTCCACGCCCAGGCCCTGCGCGGCAACGTGTTCTCCTACGCGCGCGAGGCGCTCTACGGCCACGCCGCCTTCAACATCGACTGGGGCGGCAGCGACGGCACCGGCATGCAGGCGGGGCGCGGCCATCGCAAGGCGATCATGAGCATCGACGGCGACTACACGAACGTCGGGATCGCCGCGGTGCCGGAGCTGGATCCCGTCACGCGGGTGGGCAGCTCGGTGGTGACGGGCAACTACGCCCGCGCCTCGACGGCGGCCGCCGACCACTACAACCGCTTCCTGGTCGGGACGGTCTGGCAGGATCTCGACGAGGACGATCGCTACGACCCGGGCGAGGGCATCGAGGGCGTCACCGTCGTGCCGTCGCGCGGCCCCTGGTTCGCGGTGACCGCCGCCGGCGGCGGCTACGCGCTGCCGATCCTGGAGCCGGGCCCCGTGACGGTGGAGTTCTCGGGCGGCGGCGTCCCGCTCCACACGGTCCAGGCGACGGTGGGCGCGACGAGCCTGCTCGTCGACTACGACCTCGCGTCCGCCGTCGTGGTGCCTGCGCCGGGCAGCACCGCGTCGGGCCTGGGTGCCAGCCTCACCCTGGTCGTGCTGGCTGCGCGTGCCGCGCGGTTCCGTGCTCGCCGACACCGATTGCGGTAGGAGGCTACGAGGCGTCCGCGCCGGGTTCGAGGGGATCACGGGCAACGGGGGGGACCTTCCAGCAGACGGGGGCGAAGCCGCCCCCGGTGGCTCCGGAACGGCGCCGCACCAGCGCCAGACGCGCCTCGAGCCCTTCGAGCCACGCCGGGCGCTCTGCGAAGCGCAGCCGGGTCACCCGCAGGTCCACGGCCAGTGCTGCGAAGGAGCCGAGCGCCGGCTCCCGGCCGAGCAGCACCAGCGCCGTCGCGCTCGCCGAGGCGCAGCGGGTGAGGCGCAGCCAGGCGCCGGTGCGGGCGCCGGGGACGTCGAGATCGAGGACGACCAGGGCGAAGCCGCGCGCGAGCAGCAGGCGCTCGGCGCAGCGCAGCGCGTCGCCGGTCCGGGTGGGCCGCACCCAGAGCAGGCGCTCGCCGACGACGCCCGCCGCCTCCAGCGAGGCGGGGTCGAGCGCGTCGGAGGGGTCGATCCAGGCGACCACCTCGCCGGCGCGGGTGGCGGTGGCCGCGAGCGCCACGGCCAGCGAGGTGCGGCCCGAGGAGAGCGGACCCGTGATCTCGGCGAGCCGCCCGCGCAGGAAGCCGCCGCCGAGCAGGTGATCGACCGCGGCATGGCCGGTTGCCAGCCGGGGCGTCCGGGCCTGCTCGGCCAGGTCCTCGGCCAGCCGGCTGCCGGTGCGGAGCGTGGGGTGGAGCCGGACGAGCCGGGCCCGCCGGACGGAAGAATCGGAGCGCGGCCCGGGCAACGACATGGCCGTACTTTCGCTCTGTTTTCGCCATCCGTCAATCGATCTTCCCGACGGGTCGAGCGCTGCAACGCTGGGGCTAGACTCCCCCGGGCCATGCGGCTGCTGCACACGATGCTCCGGGTCCGGGACCTCGACCGCGCGCTGCGCTTCTACTGCGACGGCCTCGGCATGGAGCTGCTGCGCCGCAAGGACTACCCGGGCGGCCGCTTCACCCTCGCCTTCGTCGGCTACGGCCCCGAGTCCGAGACCGCCGTCCTCGAGCTCACCTACAACTGGCCTGCGCAAGAGCGCTCCGCGGCGCAGGAGGGGGGCGCCCGCGACTACGAGCTCGGCACCGCCTTCGGCCACGTCGCGATCGGGGTTCCCGACATCCACGCCACCTGCGAGGCGCTGCGCGCGCGCGGTGTGCGGGTCACCCGCGAGCCGGGCCCGATGCGGCACGGGACCACGGTGATCGCCTTCGTCGAGGATCCCGACGGCTACAAGGTCGAGCTGATCGAGGAGCGGACGTGAGGTCCGCCGCGGCGCTCCTCCTCGTCCTCGTCCCGTGCAGCGAGGCCGCCGCTGCGCCGCAGGTCGAGTGGGCGCTCCACCGGACGGCCGACGGTGCGCATCCCGACGGGCTCGAGCAGGCCTGGCTCTGGCAGATGAACCGCGCCCGCCAGGATCCCGCCGCCGAGGGCGCCCGGCTGCCTGCGCTCGACGACCCGCTGGTGCAGCTCTCCTACGACGTCTTCGCGACCGACCTCGACCTGCTCGAGGCCGAGCTCGCGGCGCTGCCGCCGAGCCCGCCGGCCGCCTTCGACCGCCGCCTGTGGACGGCGTCGCGCGACCACGCCCAGGCGATGATCGACGCCGACGCCGCCTTCGTGCCGGGCCAGCTCGACCGCATCCTGCCGGCGGGCTTCGTCTATCCCTCGATCGGAGCGGTCGCAGGCAACGCCTACGGCTTCGCGGCGAACCCCGTCCACGGCCACGCCGCGTGGGCCGCCAACTGGGGCGCGGGCCCCGGCGGCATGGCCGACGGCCGCCCGAACCGCGCGATCCTGCTCGGCGCGCTCTCGAACGTCGGGATCGCCGTGCTCCCGGATCCGGACGCCGGCGACCTGCTCGGCCCGCTGGTCGCGGTGGCGAGCCACGCCGACGCGAACCCGCTGTTCGCGGACCACCACGACCGCTTCCTGGTCGGCACGGTCTGGGAGGACCTCGACGGCGACGGCGGCTACGACCCCGGCGAGGGCCTCGGCGGCGTCGGCGTCGTGCCCGACGCGGGCGGCTTCTTCGCCGTGACCGCCGCGGGCGGCGGCTTCGCGATCCCGGTGACGAGCCCCGGCACCTTCCAAGTCGCGTTCGCGGGCGCCGGCGTGCCGGCGCGCGTGCGCCAGGTCACGGTGGGCGAGGACAGCGTCCTCGTGGACTACCAGGTGCCCGAGCCCTCGCCGCCGCTCGCGGGGCTCGCGGCTGCGGGCGCGCTCGCGATGCTCGCCAGGCGAGCGGGATCCGCACGCCCCGTGTGCGGCGGGAGCCCGCGCTGAGCTGGCCCTACGCGGGCGCGATGCGGGTGCGCCGGCCTTCGATCGTGACCCGGCCCGCCGCGATCAGGCGGATCGCCTCGGGCACGAGGCGGCGCTCGACCGCCTGGACGCGCGCCGCCAGCGTGTCGGGGGTGTCGTCCTCGAGCACGGGCACGGCCTCCTGGAGCAGGATCGGGCCGCTGTCGTAGTGGTCGTCGGCGAAGTGGACGGTGGCGCCGGAGAGCTTCACGCCGGCGGCGAGCACCGCCTCGTGGACGCGGTGGCCGTACATGCCACGGCCGCAGAAGGCGGGGATCAGCGCGGGATGGACGTTGATGCAGCGGCCCTCGAAGCGGCCGCGCAGCTCGAAGATCGAGAGGAAGCCGAGCAGGGCCACGAGGTCCACCTCGTGGCGCGCGAGCTCGGCGTGGATCGCGTCGTCGAAGGCGCGCGCGTCCGGAAACGACTTGCGCGGCAGCGCGCGCGCCGGGATCCCGCGCCGCGCCGCCCGGCGCAGCCCGCCGGCGTCCTCCTTCGACGCGATCACGACCACCACCCGGGCCGGTACCTCGCCGGCGTCGATACGCTCGCAGAGGCTCTCGAGGCTCGTGCCCTCCCCGGAGAGCAGCACGGCGATTCGCAGCGGCTTCATCGGCCGAACAGGTTCTCGTACACGCGGCGCGCCGCCGGCGAGCGGTTGAGCGTGTAGAAGTGCAGGCCCGGCACGCCGTGTTCGAGCAGGGTCCGGCATTGCTCGGTCGCCCATGCAACCCCGACCTCGAGCGTGGCGGCCTCGTCCTCGCCGGCGGCGGCGAGGCGTGCCTCGAGCGCCGGCGGGATCGCAGCGCCGTTCAGGCTCGCCATGCGCCGGGCGTTGTGTGCCGAGATCACCGGCATGATGCCGGGCACGATCGGCACCTCGATGCCGGCGGCGCGGGCGCGCGCGACGAAGGCGAAGTAGTCGGCGGGGTCGAAGAAGAGCTGCGTGATCAGGAACTCGGCGCCCGCGTGGACCTTGCGGACCAGGTTCGCGAGATCGGCCTCGGGGCTCGCGGCCTCGGGATGCGTCTCCGGGTAGCAGGCGCCGCCCAGGCAGAAGCCCCAGCGCGAGCGGACGAAGCGCAGGAGCTCGTCGGCGTAGGCGAAGCCGCCCGGGACGGGGCGGAAATCGGGCTGGTCGCGCGGGGGGTCGCCGCGCAGCGCGAGCAGGTTCTCGATGCCCTCGCGCGCCAGCGCGTCGAGGGTCTCGGCGAGCTCCTCCGCCGGCGAGCCGACGCAGGTCATGTGCGCCATCGCCGTGAGCCCGAGCTCGCGCTGGATCTGCACCACGAGCTCCGCGGTGCGCCGCCGCGTCGAGCCGCCCGCGCCCCAGGTCACCGACACGAAGCCCGGCCCGAGCCGCTTCAGGTCCGCGATCGTGCGGTAGAGCGAGTCGTAGCCCGCCTCGGTCTTCGGCGGGAAGAACTCGAAGGAGACGACCGGGCCGCCGCGGCGGTAGAGCTCCGAGATGCGCACGGGCGCAGTCTACCGGCGGCACCTCGGCTCCGCCGGGGGCGCCGGCGGCGGGCCCACGGGCACGAGCGCCCCTCTGGTTCCCGATGCCCGCGGCTGGCAGACTGCGCGGCTCGGAGGGCCCCGGCATGTCGATCCTGATCACCGGCTCGCTCGCGATCGATCGCATCATGGTCTTCCAGGACCGCTTCAAGAACCACATCCTTCCCGAGAAGCTGCACATCCTGAGCATCAGCTTCCACGTGCCGACGCTCGACGAGTTCCAGGGCGGCTGCGCCGGCAACATCGCCCACGGGGTGAAGCTCCTGGGCGGGGACCCGCTGATCGTCGCGGCGGCGGGGCGTGACTTCGGCCCCTACGCGCAGTCGCTCGATGCGCGCGGCATCCGCCGCGACGGGATCGCGGTCTTCGAGGATGCCTACACGGCGCAGTGCTTCATCACCACCGACCTCGACGACAACCAGATCGTCGCCTTCCACCCGGGCGCGATGGAGCGCGCGAGCGGGATCGACGTGGAGCGCTTCCTGCCGGGCGTGTCGGTGGCGCTGGTCGGGCCCGACGACAACCAGGCGATGCGCCGCCACGCGGCCACGTTGAAGGCGCGCGGGGTGCCGCTCGTCTGCGACCCGGGCCAGCAGCTCATCAACTTCGACGGTCCCGGACTCCTCGAGTTCCTGGCCGGCGCGCGCGTCTACGTCGTGAACGACTACGAGTGGGCGGTGACGCTCGACCGCACGGGCCTCGGCGAGCAGGCGCTGGCGGCGCGCGCGGGCGCGATCGTGGTGACGCGCGGCGCGGAGGGCTCGACGATCCTCGAGGGCGGTGCGCGCACGGACGTGCCGGCCGTGAAGGCCGCGCAAGTGGTGGATCCGACCGGCTGCGGCGACGCCTTCCGTGCCGGGCTCCTGGTCGGCCTCGAGCGCGGCCTGCCTCTCGAGACCGCGGCACGGCTCGGCAGCGTCATGGGGACGCTCGCGGTCGAGCAGCGCGGCACCCAGTCGGTGAGCGCGGATCTCGCGACGATCCGGGCGCGCTACGCGGGTGCCTTCGGCCCGGCGCCGCTCTAGCCGGGGCCGGGTGCGGGCCGAGCTCGACGTCGCGATCGCCGGAGCGGGCGCCGTCGGGCTCGCGACGGCGGCGGCGCTGGCTGCGGCGGGGCACACGGTCGCGGTGCTGGAGCGGGGCGCGGGGATCGCCCGCGAGACCACCAGCCGCAGCTCGCAGGTCCTGCACGCGGGTCTCTACTACCCGGCTGGCTCGTGGAAGGCGCGCCTGTGCCGCGAGGGGCGCGAGCGCGTCTACGAGCGCTGCGAGCGGCTGCGCATCCCCTGCCGGCGCCTCGGCAAGCTGGTGGTGGCGGTGGAGGAGGGCGAGCGCGCGGCGCTCGAGCGGCTGCACGCGCTCGGCACCGCGAACGGTGCGCCCGGCCTCGAGCTCGTCGACGGCGCGGTGGTGCGCCGGCTCGAGCCGGCGGTGCGTGCGGTGGCGGCGCTGGTCTCGCCCGACACCGGGATCGTGGACGCGCACGCTCTCTGCCTGTCGTGGCTGGCCGAGGCCGAGGCCCATGGCGCCTGGCTGGCGCTCCGACACGAGGTCGTGTCGATCGAGAGGCACCCGGAGGGCTTCCGGGTCGAGGCGATCGACCCGGGTGGCCTGCGCGTCACGCTCTCGTGCGGGGCCCTCGTGAACGCGGCGGGGCTCGAGAGCGATCGCGTGGCGGCGCTCGCCGGCATCGACGTCGACGCGCGCGGCTGGCGGCTGCGACCCTGCAAGGGCGACTACTTCGCGCTGGCGCCCGGCGCGCCGCTGCGGGTGGGGCGGCTCGTCTATCCACTGCCGGCCGGCGCCGGCCTCGGCGTCCACGTGACCCTCGACCTCGGAGGTCGCATCCGCTTCGGGCCCGACGCCGAGTACGTCGAGCGCCCGCGCTACGACGTCGATCCGGCCAAGGCACAGGCCTTCGCGGCGGCCGCCGGCCGCTACCTGCCCGGCCTGCGCGCCGAGTGGCTGCGCCCCGACCAGGCCGGCGTTCGCCCGAAGCTCGCCGGGCCCGGTGAGGGCTTCCGCGACTTCGTCGTCGAGGAGGCGTCCGCCGACGGCCTGCCCGGCCTCGTCAACCTGATCGGGATCGAGTCCCCCGGCCTCACCGCCGCCCCCGCCATCGCCGCCCGCGTCGCCTCCCTGCTCCGGGGACAGTCCCGGCGATCCGGCGATTCCGGGGGCCCCGCCTAGGAGGGATCCGGCGAGAATCGCCGGATCGCCGGGCCTGTCCCCAGCCAGGCGCAGGCGACGGCGACGTTGTCGCCGGCGGCGTGGGCGCGGTGGGCGGCGAGGGCGGCGTCGACGACGCCGCGGGCGGCGGCGGCGGCGCGGCGGGCGGGCGGCTGCGGAGCGGCGGCGGCCACGGCGGCGAAGACGGCGCCGGCCGGGTCGGCGACGCCGATGGCGCGCTCGGAGAGGCCGTCGGTCGCCGCGACGATCGCGAGCGGGCGGTCGAGTGCCCGGACCCCGATCCGCGCGTGCTTCTCCGCCACCGAGGCGCGCAGCGGCCCCGCGCCGAGGAAGGTCGGCTTGCGCGCGCGCGGGATCTCCGCCGCGACGATCGCGTCGACCACGAAGAGGTGGCTGTCGCCGAGCGCCGCGTGCACGAGCAGGTCCTCCTCCGGACGTGCGAGCGCGAAGGACAGCGTCGTGCGCGCACGGGCCTTCTCGCGCTGCTCGGCCAGGACGGCGTCGTTGGCCAGCACCAGCGCGTGCAGCGCCGCCTGGTACCAGCCGTCGGTGCCGAGCGGCGGGCCGTCGAGCCACGCGCCCGCCGCCGCGAGCAGCGCCTCGAGCGCAGCCTCCGCGCCGCGGAACCCCCAGTGCCCGTCGGCCACCGCCACCAGCGCCCCGCGCGTGCCCCCGGCCACCAGGGCAGCGTCCTCGTTCGGGTCGGTGTGGGGGTAGGGCTTGACGGCGCCGCCGCGGGTGATCGCGGCTGCCACCCCCTCCGCGCCGGTCTCGCCGACCGCGTCGAGCGCGGGGTACTCGCGCCCGCGCAGCAGCACCGCCCTCATGCGCTCCCACCCGCCGGGGCGCCGGCGCTGCCCGGCGGCGCGGGCAGCGGGTTGCGCGCGATCACGAGCGCCTCCACGGGCCGGCCGCCGATCAGGTGCTCCTGGAGGATCCGCTCGAGGTTCTCGGGCGTGCAGGCGCGATACCAGATCCCGTCGGGATAGACGAGCGCGATCGGACCGTCCCGGCAGATGCGGAAGCAGCTGGCCCGGGTCCGGTAGACTCCGCCCGGCGCGCGCTCGAGGCCGAGCTCGCGCAGGCGTCGCTTCAGGTACTTCCACGACGTCCGGGCCTGCTCGTCGGAGGCGCAATCGCCATGGGTGCACAGGAACAGGTGGCGCCCGTAGCTGCCGATCCCGAGCCTCTCGACGACGCGGCGCACGTCCGGCTCGGGCGCGGCGCCGGCGTCGATCGGATCCGCGGGTCTCTCGTCGTCCCGGACGTCGCTCATGAGCCGCGAAGGACTAGCACTTGAGCGCTCCCAGCGCCGTCGTGATCGGTGCCGGCAACCGCGGCCGCCTCGTCTACGCACACTGGGCGCACCGGCACCCCGATCGGCTCCGCGTGGTCGCCGTCGCCGAGCCCGACGAGCACAGCCGCGAGGCCGTCGCGACCGGGCACGGGATTCCTCCCGAGCGGTGCTTCCGCGACTGGGAGGAATGCCTCGGGTCGCCGCGCCTCGCGGACATCGCGATCATCGCCACCAGCGACACGCTGCACGCCGAGCCGGCCCTGGCGGCGTTCGCGCGCGGCTACGACGTGCTGCTCGAGAAGCCGATCGCGCCGACCCCGGCCGAGTGCGTGCGGGTGGTGGAGGCCGCCGAGCGCGCGGGGCGGCTGCTCCAGATCGGCCACGTGCTCCGCTACACGCCCTTCTACGAGAAGGTCCACGAGATCGTCGCCTCGGGCGTGCTCGGCGAGCTGCTGCACCTCGACCTGAAGGAGCACGTGGCGGCTTGGCACATGACCCACTCCTTCGTGCGCGGCCGCTTCCGCAACCGCGCCATCGCGGCGCCGATCCTGCTCGCCAAGGCCTGCCACGACCTCGATCTGATCGCGTGGCTCGCCGGCCGGCCGGCGCGGCGCGTCGCCTCGTTCGGGGCACTTTCCCACTACCGGCCCGAGCAGGCGCCGCCGGGCGCGCCCGAGCGCTGCACCGACGATTGCCCGGCCAGGGAGCGCTGCCCCCACGACGCCGTGCGCTTCTACGTCGACCCCGACGACGCGCTGGCGCGGCACTGGCCGTGGGTCGACGTGTCCGCGGATCCGAGCCGCGCGGCGCGCCGCCGCGCCCTCGAAGGGGGCCGCTACGGCCGCTGCGTGTACCGCTGCGACAACGACGTGCTCGACCATCAGGTCGTGGCGCTCGAGTTCGCAGGTGGCCTCACCGCGAGCTTCGCCCTGCACGGCCTCGCCGCCCGGGAGCAGCGCACGATCCGGGTGACCGGCACCCGCGGCGAGCTGCGCGGCCTGCTCGACGGCGGCGTGATCGAGGTTTCGCACCCGGGCGTGATCGGCGTCGAGCACCACGAGGTGGGCGGAGGCGTGCTCGGCCACTTCGGCGGCGACGAGGGGCTGATGGCGCACTTCAGCGCGCTGGTCGCCGGCGGCCGCCGCGACGCGGTGCGCGCGTCGGGCCGCTCCGCGCTCGGGAGCCACCTGATCGGCTTCGCGGCCGAGCGCGCGCGGGAGACGGGCGCGGTCGTGGACGTCGAGGCGTTCCGAGCCGAGGCGTATGCGGACGCAGGGTGCGCAGCACCTGGCCCTCTGGGTCATGAGGCAGGGTGCGCAGCACCTGGCCCTCTGGGTCATGACGCAGGGTGCGCAGCATCTGGCCCGCGGGGTCGCGAGGCGGAGCCGCCGGGCTCGTGAGCGACGACCCGACGGCACGCGCGCGGCGCCGGCTCGTGGCCGGGGCGTTGGCCGGGGTGGTGCTGGCGGCGCTGGCGCTGCTCCGGGGCGGGCCGCCGGCTCCGCCGGGGACGGCGCCCGCACCCGAGGATGACGCGGTCGCCTGGGTGGACGGCGAGCCGATCTCGCAGGAGGCCTTCGCGCGGCTCGCCGCGGCGGTGGCGAGCCAGCGCGGCGAGCTCGAGCTCGATGCCGCCGCGCGCCGGGAGCTCCTCGAGCGCCTGATCGACGAGGAGCTGCTGCTACGCGAGGGGCTGGCGCTCGGGCTCGCCCGGCGCGAGCCCACCGCCCGACGTGCGATCGTGTCGGCCGTGCTCGAGGGGATCGGCGCGCAGGGCGGCGGCCGGGAGCCCGACGACGCGGCGCTCGAGGCGCTCCATGCCGAGACCCGCGAGCAGTGGCGGCGGCCGGGTGGCTTGCAGGTGGAGGCGGCGCTGGTCCGGGTCGCGCCGGGCAGCGGGAGCACGGAGGAGGCCGCGGCCCGCGCCCGGGCTCTCGCGCTCGCCGGTCGCGCGCGTGCGGGCGAGGCGCTCGGCGCGCTGGCCGCGGCCGAAGGGGCGCAGCTCGATCCGCCGCTGCCGGCCGCGCCGCTTCCGCAGGCGCTGCTGCGCTCGCGGCTCGCGGCGCCGGCCGTCGAGGCGCTGGCGGGGCTCGCGCCCGGGGAGGTGAGCGAGCCCGTGCGCAGCGCTG
This DNA window, taken from Deltaproteobacteria bacterium, encodes the following:
- the gloA gene encoding lactoylglutathione lyase — its product is MRLLHTMLRVRDLDRALRFYCDGLGMELLRRKDYPGGRFTLAFVGYGPESETAVLELTYNWPAQERSAAQEGGARDYELGTAFGHVAIGVPDIHATCEALRARGVRVTREPGPMRHGTTVIAFVEDPDGYKVELIEERT
- the purN gene encoding phosphoribosylglycinamide formyltransferase, translated to MKPLRIAVLLSGEGTSLESLCERIDAGEVPARVVVVIASKEDAGGLRRAARRGIPARALPRKSFPDARAFDDAIHAELARHEVDLVALLGFLSIFELRGRFEGRCINVHPALIPAFCGRGMYGHRVHEAVLAAGVKLSGATVHFADDHYDSGPILLQEAVPVLEDDTPDTLAARVQAVERRLVPEAIRLIAAGRVTIEGRRTRIAPA
- the metF gene encoding methylenetetrahydrofolate reductase [NAD(P)H]; this translates as MRISELYRRGGPVVSFEFFPPKTEAGYDSLYRTIADLKRLGPGFVSVTWGAGGSTRRRTAELVVQIQRELGLTAMAHMTCVGSPAEELAETLDALAREGIENLLALRGDPPRDQPDFRPVPGGFAYADELLRFVRSRWGFCLGGACYPETHPEAASPEADLANLVRKVHAGAEFLITQLFFDPADYFAFVARARAAGIEVPIVPGIMPVISAHNARRMASLNGAAIPPALEARLAAAGEDEAATLEVGVAWATEQCRTLLEHGVPGLHFYTLNRSPAARRVYENLFGR
- a CDS encoding carbohydrate kinase family protein, translating into MSILITGSLAIDRIMVFQDRFKNHILPEKLHILSISFHVPTLDEFQGGCAGNIAHGVKLLGGDPLIVAAAGRDFGPYAQSLDARGIRRDGIAVFEDAYTAQCFITTDLDDNQIVAFHPGAMERASGIDVERFLPGVSVALVGPDDNQAMRRHAATLKARGVPLVCDPGQQLINFDGPGLLEFLAGARVYVVNDYEWAVTLDRTGLGEQALAARAGAIVVTRGAEGSTILEGGARTDVPAVKAAQVVDPTGCGDAFRAGLLVGLERGLPLETAARLGSVMGTLAVEQRGTQSVSADLATIRARYAGAFGPAPL
- a CDS encoding NAD(P)/FAD-dependent oxidoreductase; translation: MRAELDVAIAGAGAVGLATAAALAAAGHTVAVLERGAGIARETTSRSSQVLHAGLYYPAGSWKARLCREGRERVYERCERLRIPCRRLGKLVVAVEEGERAALERLHALGTANGAPGLELVDGAVVRRLEPAVRAVAALVSPDTGIVDAHALCLSWLAEAEAHGAWLALRHEVVSIERHPEGFRVEAIDPGGLRVTLSCGALVNAAGLESDRVAALAGIDVDARGWRLRPCKGDYFALAPGAPLRVGRLVYPLPAGAGLGVHVTLDLGGRIRFGPDAEYVERPRYDVDPAKAQAFAAAAGRYLPGLRAEWLRPDQAGVRPKLAGPGEGFRDFVVEEASADGLPGLVNLIGIESPGLTAAPAIAARVASLLRGQSRRSGDSGGPA
- a CDS encoding protein phosphatase 2C domain-containing protein, whose amino-acid sequence is MRAVLLRGREYPALDAVGETGAEGVAAAITRGGAVKPYPHTDPNEDAALVAGGTRGALVAVADGHWGFRGAEAALEALLAAAGAWLDGPPLGTDGWYQAALHALVLANDAVLAEQREKARARTTLSFALARPEEDLLVHAALGDSHLFVVDAIVAAEIPRARKPTFLGAGPLRASVAEKHARIGVRALDRPLAIVAATDGLSERAIGVADPAGAVFAAVAAAAPQPPARRAAAAARGVVDAALAAHRAHAAGDNVAVACAWLGTGPAIRRFSPDPS
- a CDS encoding Gfo/Idh/MocA family oxidoreductase; translation: MSAPSAVVIGAGNRGRLVYAHWAHRHPDRLRVVAVAEPDEHSREAVATGHGIPPERCFRDWEECLGSPRLADIAIIATSDTLHAEPALAAFARGYDVLLEKPIAPTPAECVRVVEAAERAGRLLQIGHVLRYTPFYEKVHEIVASGVLGELLHLDLKEHVAAWHMTHSFVRGRFRNRAIAAPILLAKACHDLDLIAWLAGRPARRVASFGALSHYRPEQAPPGAPERCTDDCPARERCPHDAVRFYVDPDDALARHWPWVDVSADPSRAARRRALEGGRYGRCVYRCDNDVLDHQVVALEFAGGLTASFALHGLAAREQRTIRVTGTRGELRGLLDGGVIEVSHPGVIGVEHHEVGGGVLGHFGGDEGLMAHFSALVAGGRRDAVRASGRSALGSHLIGFAAERARETGAVVDVEAFRAEAYADAGCAAPGPLGHEAGCAAPGPLGHDAGCAASGPRGREAEPPGS
- a CDS encoding peptidylprolyl isomerase, with product MSDDPTARARRRLVAGALAGVVLAALALLRGGPPAPPGTAPAPEDDAVAWVDGEPISQEAFARLAAAVASQRGELELDAAARRELLERLIDEELLLREGLALGLARREPTARRAIVSAVLEGIGAQGGGREPDDAALEALHAETREQWRRPGGLQVEAALVRVAPGSGSTEEAAARARALALAGRARAGEALGALAAAEGAQLDPPLPAAPLPQALLRSRLAAPAVEALAGLAPGEVSEPVRSAEGWWVLRVVARGDGALPSFEEIRPELRNLWLQREHERAVRAHLDELRARVPIRVAEPRDPPSGQDGL